The following proteins are encoded in a genomic region of Ostrinia nubilalis chromosome 1, ilOstNubi1.1, whole genome shotgun sequence:
- the LOC135071196 gene encoding GILT-like protein 2, which yields MFLRQFILFATVLVITNSQDIEILSNALDSVNTPIKVIEADFIFIKEKITVQVNVPTLKLYYESLCPDCIEFDSTQFKNVVELLHQYVDIHTYPYGNARTVKHGNNTVIICQHGPEECYGNKLHACALDIIANGTEAMLFNACMMAQRSNDTSADNCGERMSIKVDSIKECAKSQKGTDLLVHYGEESKKVGFRYVPYVLLNGVEWQGNNLLSDLCATFKNPPEPCRSK from the exons ATGTTCCTACGCCAGTTTATATTGTTTGCTACTGTTTTAGTTATTACGAATTCTCAGGATATTG AAATTCTCTCCAATGCGTTAGATAGTGTGAATACGCCGATAAAAGTCATCGAGGctgatttcatttttattaaagaaaag ATTACAGTGCAAGTAAACGTACCAACATTGAAATTGTACTACGAAAGCTTATGTCCCGACTGCATTGAGTTCGATTCGACACAGTTCAAAAATGTAGTTGAATTGTTGCATCAGTATGTGGACATTCACACGTATCCTTATGGGAATGCTAGG ACAGTGAAACATGGCAACAATACTGTAATAATTTGCCAGCATGGGCCAGAAGAGTGCTATGGGAACAAGCTACACGCATGCGCGCTGGACATCATAGCTAACGGCACCGAGGCGATGCTCTTTAACGCCTGCATGATGGCCCAGCGCAGTAATGATACTAGCGCAGACAAT TGTGGAGAACGCATGAGCATCAAAGTGGACTCAATCAAGGAATGTGCTAAGAGCCAAAAAGGCACCGATCTTCTGGTGCATTACGGGGAAGAGAGCAAGAAAGTCGGTTTCAGATACGTCCCTTATGTCCTTCTCAATGGCGTCGAGTGGCAAGGAAATAACCTCTTGAGTGACTTGTGTGCGACTTTCAAAAACCCGCCAGAACCTTGCAGATCAAAGTAG
- the LOC135074602 gene encoding GILT-like protein 2: protein MYNQLTVQVDTPTIHLYYEVHCPGCIEFDTTQLKEVIEVLHQYVDVHTYPYGHARTVKHEDGTVEVTCQHGPAECYGNMLHACALDIIANGTEALLFNACMMGQYSNDKSADKCGEKMNINASPIKDCAKSQKGTDLLVHYGEESKKAGFQYVPYVLLNGEEWRGKSLLKAVCASFKNPPEPCTQ, encoded by the exons ATGTACAACCAG CTCACAGTGCAAGTTGATACACCAACTATACATTTGTACTACGAAGTTCACTGTCCCGGATGTATAGAGTTCGACACGACACAGTTGAAAGAAGTTATTGAAGTGTTGCACCAGTATGTGGACGTCCACACTTATCCTTACGGACATGCTAGG ACAGTTAAGCATGAAGATGGCACTGTAGAAGTGACCTGCCAGCACGGACCAGCTGAGTGCTACGGAAATATGCTTCACGCATGCGCGTTAGACATCATAGCTAACGGCACTGAAGCTTTGCTTTTCAACGCTTGCATGATGGGCCAATACAGCAATGACAAAAGTGCAGATAAG tGTGGTGAAAAGATGAACATCAATGCAAGCCCAATAAAGGACTGTGCGAAGAGCCAGAAAGGCACCGATCTCCTTGTTCACTATGGTGAAGAGAGCAAGAAAGCAGGTTTCCAATACGTCCCCTACGTCCTTCTGAATGGGGAAGAGTGGAGAGGGAAAAGCTTATTGAAAGCTGTGTGTGCATCATTCAAAAACCCGCCTGAACCTTGTACACAATAG
- the LOC135075640 gene encoding GILT-like protein 1 — MAAYYLLLFALTFVVFGSTQSKDVRVHGRTNRLQQFMGNIASSVPHKNFQLNNEVSKEIVLVYLFYETMCPGCRQFDTTYFSELIHKLGDHLSVITIPYGKAATTKYYNGTLTFWCQHGELECYGNKLHGCAHYYFAQEEKEEEYKSIHFNTCLMDLERSENGSNDDAVDECGSKMNISDKVLANIKSCAKSDLGDRIFEFLGEYSLLKYTSLPHVELNLEPWTGKHEDLIKDVCALFKNPPEPCKDVK, encoded by the exons ATGGCTGCATATTATCTTTTGCTTTTTGCTTTAACTTTTGTTGTGTTTGGAAGTACACAATCAAAGG ATGTACGAGTACACGGTCGTACAAATAGATTACAACAATTTATGGGAAATATCGCTTCTTCGGTCCCGCACAAG AATTTTCAACTAAATAATGAGGTTTCTAAGGAGATTGTTCTGGTGTACCTATTCTACGAGACCATGTGCCCGGGCTGCAGACAATTCGATACCACTTATTTTTCTGAATTAATACACAAACTTGGCGATCACTTGAGCGTTATCACCATCCCATATGGAAAAGCCGCG ACAACTAAATACTACAACGGTACACTTACCTTTTGGTGCCAGCATGGAGAACTTGAGTGTTACGGGAACAAACTGCACGGATGTGCACATTACTACTTCGcccaagaagaaaaagaagaagaatataaaAGCATACATTTCAACACCTGCTTGATGGATCTTGAAAGATCTGAAAATGGGTCCAACGATGATGCAGTCGATGAG TGTGGATCGAAAATGAACATTAGCGATAAAGTTTTGGCAAATATCAAATCCTGTGCCAAGAGTGACCTAGGCGACCGGATATTTGAATTTCTAGGTGAGTATAGTCTGTTAAAATACACTTCCTTGCCCCACGTCGAACTCAACCTAGAGCCCTGGACAGGGAAACACGAGGATCTAATCAAAGACGTCTGCGCCTTGTTCAAGAACCCTCCTGAACCGTGTAAAGATGTAAAATGA